The Arachis duranensis cultivar V14167 chromosome 2, aradu.V14167.gnm2.J7QH, whole genome shotgun sequence genome has a window encoding:
- the LOC107475779 gene encoding antifungal protein ginkbilobin-like protein → MISNASNFAASITISLILCLILLWSSSVCECVPNTNITPILCNSGVYTSGDPFAISLSYVLEELEEVTPTQKNYDYYNISPYPNAFAYGHAACNNNNNLKKTTNLTSSDCKACLGVAKTTMLSSCEKRIGARSVLHDCTIRYEQYPFDD, encoded by the coding sequence ATGATCAGTAATGCTTCAAACTTTGCAGCATCAATAACAATTAGTTTGATATTGTGCTTAATATTATTATGGAGTAGCAGTGTTTGTGAGTGTGTTCCAAACACAAACATCACCCCTATTCTCTGCAACTCTGGTGTATACACTTCTGGGGACCCTTTTGCAATTAGTTTATCCTATGTTCTTGAAGAATTAGAGGAAGTAACACCAACACAAAAAAACTATGATTACTACAATATTTCACCTTACCCTAATGCATTTGCATATGGACATGCTGcttgcaacaacaacaacaacttgaaGAAGACGACGAATCTAACATCCTCTGATTGCAAAGCATGTCTTGGTGTTGCAAAAACTACTATGTTGAGTTCATGTGAGAAAAGAATAGGGGCTCGTTCTGTTCTTCATGATTGTACGATAAGGTATGAACAATACCCATTTGATGATTAA
- the LOC107475845 gene encoding aluminum-activated malate transporter 14-like, producing the protein MESTHVISITNNEKENVVHNKEKNNNNKTFPFSPSFPTIISHVKEKKFNMSFVPIFPSFSHLSEQETKNIIHSIKVGISLVLVSLLYLLDPLYEQVGENAMWAIMTVVVIFEFSAGATLGKGLNRGMGTIVGGGLGCIAAILAQKLGGVGNSIIIGICIFIFGAIATYFRMIPRIKRRYEYGVMIFILTLNLVLVSVVRDEQQVWEIARDRLLTIVIGFIICISVSFFLFPLWASNEFHDSTHSSFQHLANAIQGCLEDYMRFADEKENEATNTNFTFCKTLLNSKSKDELLANYAKWEPLHGKFGYSYPWQNYLKIGEVNRELAAIILVLGRCLQTSKKPMELQSWSETIQVIEPCFEAIGSNIVWTLKELGESMKQMRKIHASQISTKLKASRAEISMVVKITISTSKKISTIMLNNNDENNNCYDDDDDVSLAIASFLFLLKEVVNKVEELTKVVEQLGDIAGFIAHSTLVT; encoded by the exons ATGGAATCAACTCATGTCATATCCATTAccaataatgaaaaagaaaatgttgttCATAACAAagagaagaacaacaacaataaaacatTCCCATTTTCTCCATCATTTCCAACCATTATTTCCCatgttaaagaaaaaaaattcaacatgtCTTTTGTTCCAATCTTTCCTTCATTCTCCCATCTTAGTGAGCAAGAAACTAAGAACATAATTCATAGCATCAAAGTTGGAATCTCGCTTGTTTTGGTTTCACTTCTGTACCTCTTGGATCCTCTCTATGAACAAGTTGGAGAAAATGCAATGTGGGCTATCATGACTGTTGTTGTCATCTTTGAATTCTCTGCAG GAGCTACACTTGGTAAGGGTTTAAACCGTGGAATGGGAACTATAGTAGGAGGTGGACTAGGTTGCATAGCAGCAATTTTGGCTCAAAAGCTCGGTGGGGTTGGCAACTCCATTATCATTGGAATTTGTATATTCATCTTTG gaGCAATTGCAACATATTTTAGAATGATTCCAAGGATAAAGAGAAGATATGAATATGGGGTGATGATATTCATTCTGACATTAAACCTTGTATTGGTGTCTGTGGTGCGTGACGAACAACAAGTTTGGGAAATAGCACGTGATCGTCTCTTAACAATTGTGATTGGTTTCATCATTTGCATTTCTGTgagtttcttcttatttcctctTTGGGCCAGCAATGAATTTCATGATTCCACTCACTCAAGCTTTCAACATCTCGCCAATGCAATCCAAG GGTGTTTGGAGGATTATATGAGATTTGCTgacgaaaaagaaaatgaggccACCAATACCAACTTCACTTTTTGCAAGACTTTGTTGAACTCCAAGTCAAAGGATGAGTTATtg GCAAATTATGCAAAGTGGGAGCCCTTGCATGGAAAATTTGGATACTCGTACCCTTGGCAAAATTACCTAAAGATTGGAGAGGTTAATCGGGAATTGGCTGCAATTATTCTTGTTCTTGGAAGGTGCCTCCAAACCTCAAAAAAG CCCATGGAATTGCAATCATGGAGTGAAACAATCCAAGTCATTGAACCATGTTTTGAAGCAATTGGGTCAAATATTGTGTGGACTCTAAAGGAACTTGGAGAAAGCATGAAACAAATGAGGAAGATTCATGCTTCTCAAATCTCAACTAAGTTAAAGGCATCAAGAGCAGAGATAAGCATGGTGGTTAAGATTACTATTTCCACATCCAAGAAGATATCAACAATAATgcttaataataatgatgagaaTAATAAttgttatgatgatgatgatgatgtatcACTTGCAATTGCTAGCTTCTTGTTCTTGCTCAAGGAGGTTGTGAACAAGGTAGAGGAGTTGACCAAAGTGGTGGAACAACTTGGAGATATTGCTGGCTTTATTGCACATTCAACTCTAGTTACTTAG
- the LOC107475781 gene encoding LOW QUALITY PROTEIN: basic helix-loop-helix protein A-like (The sequence of the model RefSeq protein was modified relative to this genomic sequence to represent the inferred CDS: substituted 1 base at 1 genomic stop codon), which produces MAASVGGSRLQSMLQAAVQSVQWTYSLFWQLCPQQMILVWGDGYYNGAIKTRKTVQPMEVSAEEASLQRSQQLRELYDSLSAGETNPPTRRPCAALSPEDLTESEWFYLMCVSFSFPPAVGLPGKAYARRQHVWLTGANKKMRKIILILQKXFVPCKLQTVVCIPLLDGVVEFGTIDKVQEDIKFIQHVKSFFIEHHHASVHPPPPPKPALSEHSTSNPASSSDCLIYTVTDPPFPPPNLTNEDNMEEDQDNEEEEEEEEDENDEEEEPILDSEDEKRRNNNNVSGGITEPSELMQLEMSEDIRVGSPNDGSNNLDSNFHLLAVTEADNQSGQVDSYRVDPTQRWDPIQSPLDQLQVQLPVFSPIEDQILTQEDDHYSQTVSSILQNQSTRWVDSPSIACYVTCSNQSAFAKWTSLVADEHLHAATVDGSSQWLLKYILFTVPYLHSNKNNEENNSSPNNTNPTSSAGPSDRLRGGGKGSGTPQDELSANHVLAERRRREKLNERFIILRSLVPFVTKMDKASILGDTIEYVKQLRRKIQDLEAHIRQMEAEQQRSRTPSTTIEVHHCGSSNKEQQQHTVVVGHEKRKVRIVEGTKTATKVVAAAATEASVQVSIIESDALLELECSHREGLLLDVMLVLREMKIEVIGVQSSLNNGVFVAELRAKVKDNNSGKKVSIVEVKRALNQVIPHTGD; this is translated from the exons ATGGCTGCGTCAGTGGGTGGAAGTAGGCTTCAAAGCATGTTGCAAGCTGCAGTTCAATCTGTTCAATGGACCTACAGCCTCTTCTGGCAACTTTGTCCACAACAAAT gaTTTTGGTTTGGGGCGATGGTTACTACAATGGAGCAATTAAGACAAGGAAGACAGTGCAACCAATGGAGGTTAGTGCTGAGGAGGCATCTCTCCAAAGAAGCCAACAGCTCAGGGAACTCTATGACTCCTTGTCCGCCGGAGAGACGAATCCGCCCACTCGCCGCCCTTGCGCCGCCTTGTCGCCGGAGGACCTAACGGAATCCGAATGGTTCTATTTGATGTGTGTCTCATTCTCATTTCCTCCTGCTGTTGG gttGCCGGGAAAGGCATATGCTAGGAGGCAGCATGTATGGCTCACAGGTGCAAACAA aaaaatgagaaaaataatactaattttacaaaaatGATTTGTGCCATGCAAATTACAGACCGTGGTGTGCATTCCTCTATTGGACGGTGTCGTTGAGTTTGGCACAATAGATAAG gttCAAGAAGATATTAAGTTTATCCAACACGTGAAGAGTTTTTTCATAGAACACCACCACGCCTCCGTCCATCCTCCGCCGCCGCCAAAGCCAGCCCTCTCAGAGCACTCCACCTCCAATCCTGCATCCTCATCTGACTGCCTCATTTATACCGTAACGGACCCACCATTTCCTCCGCCTAACCTTACCAATGAAGACAATATGGAAGAAGACCAAGacaatgaggaagaagaagaggaagaggaggacgagaatgatgaagaagaagaacccatatTGGACTCTGAAGATGAAAAGAGacgaaataataataatgtttcaGGTGGAATTACAGAACCAAGTGAGTTGATGCAATTAGAAATGTCTGAAGATATTAGAGTTGGATCACCTAATGACGGATCAAATAATCTTGATTCCAATTTTCATTTACTAGCCGTTACCGAAGCAGATAATCAGTCGGGTCAAGTCGACTCTTATCGAGTTGACCCGACCCAAAGATGGGATCCAATTCAAAGCCCTTTGGATCAGCTCCAAGTTCAACTACCAG TCTTTTCACCTATAGAAGATCAAATATTGACACAAGAAGATGATCACTATTCTCAAACCGTATCAAGCATCCTCCAAAACCAATCAACCCGTTGGGTTGACTCTCCTTCAATAGCATGCTACGTCACTTGCTCCAACCAATCAGCATTCGCCAAGTGGACATCCCTCGTCGCCGACGAACATCTCCACGCCGCCACGGTCGACGGCTCCTCCCAATGGCTACTAAAATACATCTTATTTACCGTGCCCTACCTACACTCCAACAAAAACAATGAAGAAAACAATAGTTCTCCAAATAACACAAACCCTACCAGCTCAGCCGGTCCGTCAGACCGGCTGCGCGGAGGGGGAAAAGGCAGTGGCACTCCGCAAGACGAGCTGAGTGCAAACCATGTCCTGGCGGAGCGCCGCCGCCGTGAGAAGCTAAATGAGAGATTCATCATCCTAAGATCACTTGTCCCATTTGTTACCAAAATGGACAAAGCTTCAATTTTAGGTGACACAATTGAATATGTGAAACAACTTAGAAGGAAGATCCAAGACTTAGAGGCACATATCCGACAAATGGAAGCTGAACAACAACGTTCGAGGACACCATCAACAACAATTGAAGTTCACCATTGTGGCTCCTCCAACAAGGAGCAACAACAACACACGGTTGTGGTAGGGCATGAGAAGAGGAAG GTGAGGATTGTGGAGGGGACGAAGACCGCAACCAAGGTGGTGGCGGCGGCGGCCACAGAGGCATCGGTGCAGGTTTCGATTATAGAGAGTGATGCATTGTTGGAGTTGGAGTGTAGTCATAGGGAAGGGTTACTACTTGATGTGATGTTGGTGTTAAGAGAGATGAAGATTGAGGTTATTGGGGTTCAATCCTCACTCAACAATGGAGTTTTTGTGGCTGAATTGAGGGCCAAGGTTAAGGACAATAATTCTGGGAAGAAGGTTAGCATTGTGGAAGTCAAGAGGGCATTAAATCAGGTTATACCCCATACTGGTGATTAA